The following coding sequences lie in one Sorghum bicolor cultivar BTx623 chromosome 6, Sorghum_bicolor_NCBIv3, whole genome shotgun sequence genomic window:
- the LOC8070929 gene encoding auxin response factor 4 isoform X2: MIHNGVSKRTIILFGVRFRMRFEGEEALERRFTGTIVRCENLDPLWPDSSWRYLKVNLTVKYGQSMDIDPEFRF, from the exons ATGATCCATAATGGAGTCAGTAAAAGAACAATTATTTTATTTGGGGTGAGATTCAGGATGAGGtttgaaggggaagaggcacTAGAGCGGAG gtttACTGGTACAATAGTTCGCTGTGAAAATCTTGACCCACTATGGCCtgattccagttggagataCTTGAAG GTCAACTTAACTGTGAAATATGGACAGTCAATGGACATTGACCCGGAATTCAGATTCTAG
- the LOC8070929 gene encoding auxin response factor 7 isoform X1: protein MIHNGVSKRTIILFGVRFRMRFEGEEALERRFTGTIVRCENLDPLWPDSSWRYLKNCKLKNNLALLGFGWPFFQSQLNCEIWTVNGH, encoded by the exons ATGATCCATAATGGAGTCAGTAAAAGAACAATTATTTTATTTGGGGTGAGATTCAGGATGAGGtttgaaggggaagaggcacTAGAGCGGAG gtttACTGGTACAATAGTTCGCTGTGAAAATCTTGACCCACTATGGCCtgattccagttggagataCTTGAAG AATTGTAAGCTGAAAAATAATCTTGCCCTACTAGGTTTCGGTTGGCCATTCTTTCAAA GTCAACTTAACTGTGAAATATGGACAGTCAATGGACATTGA